The genomic stretch GAATCTAAATAGATGTCTCCCATACTGTGTTATCTATAGTCTGATGAACTTCCACTAGACGAGGGAGAAGCAAGAAGAATATAAAAATAGGTTGCCAAGTACACCATACTCTCTGGGAAACTTTACAAAATGAGGAGGACGTCTCCCATGCTGTGATGCCTGGGTGAGCATGAAACAACCCTGGTACTTGCATAGGTACACAAGGAAGCTTGTTGTAGTTACATTTGTGTAAAAGCCCTTGCCCACAAAGTATTAGCGGAGGGGTATTATTGGCATATTCTGATGAAGGATATCATCGCCTTTTGACAAGAAGTGCAATCAATTCTAGAGACATGCTGACCTTCACCACGCCCAACCGAACTTCTCTGGTCGATGACTTTGCTTTGGCCTTTCTACCATTGGGGAGTGGAAATCTTAGGCCCTTTTTCCTTGGCTCAAGTTCAATTGAAGTTCTTGATAGTGGGAGCCGATTATTTCACCAAATGGATATAAGAAAATGCTGACGCCAAAATCACAACAGAGAAAGTTCGTCGTTTTTATTGGAAGAAGATTATGTGCATATATGGACTTCCTGGAGGCATTGTATCTGATAATGGGACCTAGTTTGCTAGTAATATGGTCATTGAATTTTGAAAATACTTAGGAGTACATACGAAGATTGTGTTTGTTGTACATCCTACATTACTACTAAAAAACACATGTTACCTCGGGGGCGAAGGGGATTTTACCCCGATGATACATGCCAGGCAACGAAGGGCATCATGAAAATTTCCCATTTTACCCCTTGTTTTTGTATAACCGAGGGAATAGTTTAAATGATCATTGCTTCGATCCTTAAAAACatcattttttatattttcaaaactagTGCCACATACCTCTCGGTTTATGACCAAAATCGATGggaatttaaaataaaaataaaaattacattgtttacaaattacattgtttatacataatattacattgtttacaaaatattaaattaaaaatatataataattttGAATCTGATTTGTCATCATCACTGTAAGTGAAGATCAAATGTTGACTCTTGGTGAAGAACAAATGTTGGATCCTCGTTTCATTGAATCTTGGGAAAGATCAAATGTTGGATATTTAATGcatttttttattatataaaaCAAAAAAGGGTTAGATAAATAGAATAAATGTTCAGTTATATGATTAATTAAGAACACAAACCATAAACCCAAATTTTTTTTTGCTCTTACAATCAATCATAGAGAACAATGTTTCAATGTTTATGATATAAAACAAATATGTTTCAATGCATTCATGTCAAATGCTTTCATGATCAATTTTTGATATTCAAAATGCTTTTATAATGCGGCATGAGCCTTCTGAATGCATGTCTTTATGTTTCACTCGGATCACTAATGACAGTGTCTTGAGTGTTGATACTCACTAAATGGACGATAAAGATTTGTTTAAGGAATTCATAGAAACTCAATAAACACACTTATTTTCCCCTTCGGTTATGACTTAAACTCGAGGTAAAAAgttttctttttaaataaaaattacAATAAATTTGGTACTTTTAACCTTGATTTCTAAAAGAACCGAGGTGATAGATAACTTCTATTGCAAAAAATATGGtgaatgaaaaaaaattgaaCTAACATCACTACTACGAAAAACATCTATCACAACGGTTGGAAAATGGATACCACCATGTTGGACCAGCCATTGTGAGGTAAGatgtgattgtatgtatgataCATTCCATTACGGTCATAGGACCATGATTATAAGTCAAGTAGCATGCTACCTACCACAACTGTTACTTTAAACAACCATTGTTGTATGTCTCAATCTATCACAACAGTTACTTTAACCAACCGTTGTTGTatgtcttttaataaaataaaaaaacacagcagtataacaacaacaacaacaacattaagaacaacaagaagaaaaacaagaacaacaagaactacaacaagaacaacaagaacaacattaacaaaaacaacaacaataagaagaagaagaagaataaaaagaagaagaagaagaagaagaagaagaaaaagaagatgaataataagaagaagaagaacaacaacaagaacaacaataagaacaagaacaagaacaacaacaacaacgacaagaacaagaacaaaaagaacaagaataacaacaacaagaacaacaacaactaACATTGCTAACCTAAATACATGTTTTCCTTGTCTCATTCAAGTTGGAGAAGAGGTGATGGAATTATGAAATTTGTTAGTGAAAGAAATTATGTTTTCGAGTTTTGTTTATGGAAGAAATGATGTTTTCGAGCTTGGTTTGGTGGAGAAATAGAGTGTCGTACATGGAAGAAGATGTTTGGAGGTAGAAAATGAGGTTGGAGTTTCAATCATGGTGAAAAGTGgcttaaaataaataaaaacaaaattgtAGGTGCTAGAATTCGAACGCATGACCAAATGCcacttttcaccacggttggTACCTATGACCGTTGTCTTTTAGTAAATACTAAAAAAAGCACCCAAAAAAATTATTACCACAGTTAACAGGAAAACTGTTATAAAATGGGTGTTACGAAAGATCTATTTTGTAATAGTGCGtgtattattttctttttaaatttttTACCACACCAATTTTTGTGTGTGTTGTAATATGATTAAGAATAGATTTCTCAATGTTATCAACCAAAGaaattaatatatattatagAAAGTTTTCTTTGATTAACAACATTGGAAAGTTATTCCATTAAACGTTGACGAGGACAACAACAAGAACACCATTACATGAGATAGATTGCAAGAATAGAAAAATGATTTATTAAAGGTTGGTGTAAGAAGAACAACAACATAAAACCAAAAAAAATTATGTCTTGCAATCTATCAGACAAAATGATGTTTAAGAGTATGGAGCGACTGAACTTCTGAGTTAGGTTTATGGTAAAACTAAGTGAAATAATCCTTTTATAGTAAACTCTAGGTATCACACCCCTTAGTTATTTGAGAAATCAAGAGAATGgaatatttaataataaaataatatctTAAATAATAAGAAAGGTGTCacttttaaagaaaaaaaaaagttGTAGATGTTGGAACTCGAAGCATGTACCATGAACTAGTTTATCCCTCAGGACTTTCTTAAACTGAGGGAATAGATGATAATTTctttaataaaaataaaatagcACGTCATGGAGTTTTACCTTAATTTTTTGTTGGGTGAGGTGATAGATTTGTCATAAAATGTAATATTTAAAGTAGTGCTCAGGCCAATGACCAAGCACATCCAGCCAACAAAATAATCCTAAAAGGACTTAAGAAGAAGCTTGACGATCCCAAGGGTTTATGCGCATAACTATTCCATGAGATATTATGATCATACCACACCACTTCGCATTCCACCACCAAGGAAACTCCGTTTGCCATGGTCTATGGAGCGGACGCCATGCTACATATAGAGATCGATACACCCCCGCGGTGACAATCCTAATTTAATGAAGAAGTGAATAAGTTAGGCTTGAAGTGTACGAAATACCTGATCGACAAATTGAGATAAGTAGCCCGCATCCTAGAATTCGCGACTAAATACAAGGTCGCCTGAAGATAtaactcaaaagtcaacccaagaGAAATGCAAGGAAACCTGGTATTAAAAGAAGTGGTTCTATCCGCACAGAAAAGAAAGCTACAACCTAAATTGGGAGAGACTATATCACATATTTTTGAAACTCCCTAACGGGGCATACAAGTTGTAAAAGTTGGAAGGACCGCTATCTAGCCTAAAAGACTTGATCAAGTTCTACCTGAGGGAACGATAGAAGTTCCGCCTGAGAGGTCAAACACCTCGCCTAAGGGACTTATAGTCTCATCAGCCAAGTTACATATAATTTCTCCTGAGGGACTTAGACTCCCCGGGCTAACTAAATTGTCGCCCAATGGACTTAGTCTTTCCTCGAGCGAGGTCAGACTCAGGAATCATGTCTAACAGGCACAACCGATATCTAGCCTAAGTGACTTGATTACAAGTCTTGCTTGAGGGCTAGATGGAAGTCCCACCCGAGAGGTCAACCGCGCCGTCTAAGATACTTATAGTCTCATCAATTGGGCTACACATAAATTCTCATGAGGGACTCATAATCTCATGCTGATAGAAACTTCGTCAAAGGAAAAATGTCTTAAAAAAGCCCAGGCCCTCAGGATACTCCCTTGAGCCACGACCTAAAAAATACTCCGTCCTCCATCAAAACGCCCCGTGCTTAAAGGACTAGTAAAAATACTCTACTAAGACAATAGATAGAGGACGCCCAAGAAGAGGCAATGATAACATGTCGCCCAAAGCGATGTATCGCCTCGCCCCCAAGGTCTTCCTATCGCCAAGTGATGAGAATTATTGAAAAAGACGCTTTTATGAAAGAGAGAAGTCATAGTCAGTAACTGACCCACACTCTTCTTTAAAATAAGGATTTAACGGTGAATTATTAACTGAGTGGACGGTGACCTTTTCCAAAAGAACCTTAGACCTTAGAGACCTCTGTAAATACACCTTCTTCGTATGAAGAAATAGAACATAACTCATACTTATCAATCCCCTCCTAAACTTACCTAAAGATATCATTCACACGCTTATACATTTAATAATTTGATAATATTTTTGATCATAagtggaaaaataaaataaagaacaAACCTATGTGTAGTAGATCAATTATATAAAAATACCAAAGAAGACAAAAACAAAAGGAGGGGGGTTTTCAAAATTTTCCATGCAAGAAGCACCATGAATGATTTCCTTTTTTTCTAGACAACCACCGTAAGCTATTCAAAGATTTCTTACTATATTTAAAGGCTTACACATCTAAAACACATGTACAATTTCAATCACACATCTTGAGATCTTGATAATTAGTAAATACAATCCACAATTACAGTCAAGTTTTGTTCTATTTAGTAGAAGTGattatataaattattttttatattataatCTTCTATTCATTCACAACAATGTTTTTATCTAaatcatttgatatttttttaattatcttttatatgatttttctaataTTTTTTCTATTTAATTCTTCTCCATCTGATCTAATTCCTTTATTACATAATTTACAAAAAAATTCTCTGAAAACTCAaaccattttattttatttttcattgtaTGTTATTTAAACACTCTCtttaatattatattttttaattttattatatttaatcTTATAAAAAAAACACAGCATCTTAATTTTATCTATTCTGGTGTTGATTCTTACTCTCAATAAAATTTTCCATTAAATTAAATAACACTTTTATGTCATTCCAAAAACTATCCTTTCAATCACCAAATTTAAATTAAATACAATAAAAAAAACATCTCAAATTAATATTCAAACCTAATTGTCCAATAGTATCGTCTTCTTTTAAACTTGTGTTGCTTCATATTTcataatttaaataattaaataattattttaaataacATTACAAATTATATAAATCTCATTATTTAAATAAAGATAcgttttttttttataaatttaatATCCAGCTACTGATTAATTTAAGAGATCAGCTCTACTATTTATTAGCaaagagtttaattgaaatataAATTATCCCAAAACATAAAGTATTAGCATTAAATATTTAAATATGAGACTTTGAAAAACTATTATAAATATATCTAAAAACTATTGTAATTTTATTATGTTATAAAGGGAGTAATCTTATCAACTTTCTCAATACTGATTAGTGATTGAGGATATATATTACATAATTAGTTACATACTAATCAAAGTTTAAAATTTAACATATGTTTCTATATTCatcaaataattattaaaataatagTATAGTAGTGACACAATAGTCACCCATCCATTTTACATTTACCTTTATCAGAAAAGCAAAGCATGTGAAATTTGTCACCAAACACTTGTTCTTTCCACCgccataactcttctccttataTATAACAAACCCACACGCCTCAAAAACTTCAACCACACTCTCTTCTTCTCTCTAACTAGaacaagaagaagaaaagaaTCAAAAATGGCAAGTTTAGAGGAAGACGAGTTGGTACAAATGGTACATGACTTTATAGAGTCTGATCATTCACCCAACTCACCTACAACTTTCATCACATCCTCTAATCACCACCCTTTACACAATAGAACACAATTTTTTGTTTTGCAGGTAGGTGTCTCACCCTTGTGTTGTTGATTAAATTCAAATTCTTTACAAGAGTTTCTTTGTTTGTTGATTAATTACTTTTGGTTGTAATGTTTTTAGGATATTTTAAGGAGTGATATGACTTTAGAAGAAGCTAAGGTTATGAAGTATGTGATGAAGCATATGAGAGGTAGACATGGTTCTGAGAAAACAACGGTTCTTAGTAGATGGATTGTTCAAAGAATGAGAAAAGATGGTTTTAATGCTTCTCTCTATCAAACTTCTTGGTCCACTTCCTTAGGATGTCCTGCTGGTTGGTCTTTCTCTATTCTGTATCATCTCACAGACACTTCTGAAAAAATATGTGTCAGTCTCATTGATACGACATAGCTGTATCCGTGCTTCATAGATCAGATCCTATGTAATACCCACAATATTGACACATATGACACTAACACATGTGATTATGATGAATGTGTTAAATTAATGATTAAACATGTTTATATGATAGGTGAATACGAGTATATTGAAGTGATGATTGAAGATGAGAGCAACAATGATGGTGATTCTATGAGGCTTATTATAGACATAGACTTTAGGTCACAATTTGAACTTGCTAGACCAACAGAAAACTACAGAGAATTAACAGACTCACTACCAATAATCTATGTTGGAACAGAGAACAAACTATGCAAGATAATCTCTCTTTTATGTTCTGCAGCCAAACAGTCCTTAAGAGAAAAGGGTCTACACATACCACCATGGAGGACTACAACATACATGAAATCAAAGTGGCTCTGTGTGTGTCGTAAAGAGCCTAATCCTGTTGGTAATGGTGTTGGAATTGGAGATAATAGTGTTGTTGGAAATAGTAAGAGGGTAAAGAAAAGTGATTTGGGGGGTGAATCTGGTTTGTCTAGTCAATTTTCTAACATGAGGATAAATTGTTGTTAGATATACTACTATGCTAGGTGATGAGGACTTTTCATTTTTGGTCTTGAATTGATTTGGAGTTTAATAAAAATTGTAATTTATAAGTATAAAGTTTTGTATTGTCACACTTATGCAAGTGCATTCTAATAAATATTTAGTAGTAGTATTTTTGAGATCAAATAGTGTTTATTTAATTAATATCCTTTTCTTAAGCAAGTTTGATTTTATTGTTTTAACTTTTGGATTATTCGGAGAAGAGATCATAATAATATGAAGTTATCCAAAACAATTACTTCCTCCTTTCTAATTGTTCTGCGGGCGGAAATATCACCACCTGCATAAATAAAAGTATCGATTCATACTTAACTTCTTTTTGATTATTTATTGATTTGAATGTTGAAGTATTAATCTTAAATATTGCGGTGTAAATTTTGTCGGTTTATTCTTATACAATCGTATCAGAATGGTTGAAACATGTGATTTCATGCATAAGAGTGAGTGAATCGTGGAGATTTAAAAAACTTTGATTGAAATCAAAGTCATTTGAAAAGTTAAAgtgaaaatattttaaaaaacaaacAAGTAAATATGCAACGAAATACAAAAATAAACGAAAACTTAAAAGGCAAGACAAGAAAGTCTTAAATTGACCTATTCTTGACTTTAGAATTACCATGAAGAGTATCTAATAAATTTGAGAGCTTTTAGAAGGATTTGCCTACAAACCTCCTTATACAAGGAAATGAAGTTTTAAGGCTAACTTCTAACCAACAACAAACAGGTTTAAAGGGGTTATCATCCAAACCAAACATAGACTTTTCATGGGTTGATCTCGAATCAAGATGGAGTTTTGAATTGGTCATCCTTCAAAATGAGATGGAGTTTTTTGAGTTGAGTATCCTACAAATTCAACCGGGATTTTACACATGTTGGCCTCCGAATCGAGATGAAAATTTTCACAAACTAATCTCTAACCAATTAAGCTTTTATACCATACTGAACTTATGAATCAAGATTGGATTTTACACATGTTAATCTCGAATCGGTAGAGCTTTTAAACGGACTGAGCTCAATAATTGTTATGGAGATTTTAATAGTTGATCTTCACTAACCAAAAGATAACTTTTCTCCTTGGCGAAActtgtaacaccctaaaatttgattaatttatttagtcgaataaattatattttttttttaaaattatttagTATGTGGTGCGCTTTTAGTTAAATATATTGTGAGTTGTAATGAGAGTTTTGATGGGTGAATAGAacaattaaaataattaaaaataattagaatttataattgttttaattaattaattaaactaaATAAGAAAAGATGTTTTAGGGTGAAAAGTAAAAATTTAGAAAAAATAAGggaagggatgagaaaataaGAAGAGTTGGGTCCTAGTGTGATTATTAAGATATTGAATTAGGTTTTAGAGATAAATATGGATTAGTGAAATTTTGAGGAAGCAGTACGTGAAATAGAGCTTTTGGGAGAAAAAAAAAGGTTAGGGCTTGAAGAAGGAAGGACAAACCATAAACCTAATTTTGGCTAGGAATCTGAGGTAAGGGGGAGAAATGGCTTATATATGGGTGTTTTGCATGAAAAAGTATAGAAGAGAGACCCTTACTCTCTTTAAGAATTGTATGAACTTTATCATGACTTGTTGTTGTTTTATGATATTATGGAAATTGATAATTGAAGGTGTGATTGTCTAATTTTCGTGACTGAATTTGCGTGCATATGATTCTGTTTATGTGTATATGTTTTTTACATCCTGGAAATTTATAATGATCGATCAATATGTAATATTGGAAGAAGTCGGTGATGAAGTAGGAATGGTTAAGATGGAAGCCGGATATTAGTCAAAGCTAGAACACGAATTTGCTTATGGGATCCGAGATATAGCCCGACCTAAGAAGGAATCACCGTGCTAGGTTAAGGGTTATGAAGGACCGAGGTGGTGAATCTCACACCATGGGATATTGAGCCAGGATAagtgttgaaaagtatattttcggaaaatattttaatatcatatccacagagattggtggttattaccgccgttctataatccaaattgttataagttcaaaatgtaaccaagttgttttgtttgaaaagttatcttttgagtaaaatgtcactaaaataataaaatagttttaatcaaatgtaaaaggcttggcaaaattggagttcactattcaaattgcttatgattccttatgacaactatatagatttaagattattgatgatgttcaagtatcctctcaatattatttatgtctaaatgatattgtgataatcactatattaatctttagacgatgtctccacctaactatcaatatagcaatctttaatggttgatacaaaggaagagtagtgaataaatctatttctacaacttattcactacttgaaaatatattttatgtcaagacttaaataatctctttcaacaactactcaaatctaatattcaacttagggcaaaaatatcattcaatacatcaataaccttttatcatatataagaatcaaatgaaatacataaacaaataggaatagctactacctccaatcttgacaaaattgggtttagctcctcatcattttggacagcaaaatgcaatggtaaaaactctgtttttctcttacaaaaATGTGAAACTATGAATGAATGAGTGACTattttccattctgttttcttAAAGAGTTGGTATTTCCTAAAatgttcattttcatctaaaactgaaaagcacCCTAAAACAGATACAAAACTGTCACAACACAGCTGGCTTAAAATAGAACACTTAGCCCAAACAAACAGCTTGCTGgtttcgcaaggttcgcggcgccatccctggtcgccgcgcgaactgaagcttattcagcttccttgctttgcaagcttcatgCAATGATTCTCCCAAGTGTTAATCTTCCAAATTatgcctccaaattgcattcaacacttcttccaaattatgcttaATTACTCCgaagctctcttgtccaaaaattctacaaaactaacaaatacgtgaaataactactcaaaacaacctcaattaaacctaattgcatttatacaaaattgtgagaataaaagtgtgtaattacatcaaaaattggtaaaagggaccaataaaattatatgaaaagtagtactaattggtccctaacaataAGACGGGATAATATTCGAAAGGCCACAATGTAGAAGCAATTTCGAAAGATGAAAGGTCACAACGGTCCCATAAAAGGGACGTTACCGGTCATTAAGAAGAGAAATTGAATAGACAAAGTGGCAGTGGTTTATATCCTTTGAATTCCAAAAGGAAGAGGAAATGACTCTTCATAATTGGAGGTAGAGAATGAGCCTATAAAAGGACATGAAGAAACAATGAAAAGGGACCTGAGAAAATACATAAACAGACACTTAAACCAATCGTTTTAGGCTCTCCCTAACAGATAACAGGGAAGTCAACCTTTTAGTATCTTTAGAAAGAACATTTGGCGCCCACTATGGGGCCTCGGTAAAACTTTCCCAAGCCACACAAAAACCATCATAAAAAATTGCTAATAGCCCAACTATGCGATGTCCGGATCATCTCCCAGCCGAAGTGATCCACCTCTGCCACCAGATATAACTCAATTACTCGCAGTGGTGGAGACTCTCCGTCAACAAAATGAAACCTTGTAAGATAGTGTTCATGTTTACAAACACAAAGTCAATAGGATGGGGATACGGAGGAGGAGCCTCTAGATTCTAACCTTTTTCCGAGGCTATCTAGGATGATCAGGTCCCAGAGAACTTCAAACCACCATCGTTGGTGTCTTTTGATGGTAAAACCGACCCACATGAGCATATTATTACGATCAATAACCAGATGGAAATAATAGGGGATTCTGACTCCCTTAAATGTAAATTCATGGACGATACCTTTAAAGAGGGAGCTCTGCGATGGTATATGAGCTTACCTCGATTCTCGATCGTTAGCTACCAGGACTCAACTAAAATGATGGTACAAGATTTTTCAGCAAACAAACATAGAAAGGTGTCTACTACTAGTTTGTTTAACGTCCGACAAGGACACTCAGAATCTCTCAGAGAGTATTTGGCAAGGTTCAACGAAGAAACAATTAAAGTGTCTCATCTGAATCAGGAAATGTTCGTATGGGCATTTCAACATGGCCTTAAAGTCTGGCAGTTCAACGAATCATCAGTACAAAAGTCGACATCTAGCATGAATGACGTTATTACCATAGAGGAATTCTACATCGAATGGGAGGAAAGTAACATGGAAAAGAGATATCGAGATGCCAAAGAAAAAATACGAGCTAAGAAAGAAGGTGTCGGGCATAATAAGGAGTACTTTAGGACCAAACTCTGGGACTATATAACGATGAGGCCATCTCAGCGTCCGATTGACAAAGTGGCCGAGTACACACCATTGAATTCCAGACGAGAGGACATCTTGAGAGAAGTATATAATCTGAAATTACTTCCCATATCAGGGCGTCTAAAAGGGGTCCATATTGTGATGGGAAACGACGAGAGTGCATGGTGTGCATACCACAAACTTCACGGACATCACACTGAGAATTTCCATCAACTAAATAAAGAAATCAAGATCTTAATTCGAAGAGGACGACTGATGTCTTATGTTAAAGACGTCGAAGGTCAAACAGGAAAGAGAAGACATCCCCGAGAAGACACCAACTCAGAAAACCCAACACAAAAGAAAGGGAAGAATATAGAGGAAGTCCGCGAAGCCCAGATGACTCGTCACACATTGAACACTATTGCTGGGGGATTCACGGGAGGAGGAGAAACCAGTTCATCCAGAAAAAGATATGCCTGGACAATGATGCATGTTTGGCAGAAGCCGTCTTCAGAAGAAGAGGAAACCCCAAACATAATCAGTTTTTCTATAAGGGATGCTGAAGGAGTATTAGTCCATGAAAATGACTCGATGGTGATCAAAGTGAAAATCCGAGACTGGAGCGTGAAACAAGTCTTAGTAGATTCGGGGAGTTCAGTAGATGTTTGGTATTGGGATGCGTTCAAAGGGATGGGTTTTGATATCTCCGAAATGTTACCTTTTAAAGGTACTTTGGTCAGATTCTCCGGAGAGCATGTACATGTACTAGGACATTTTCCTATGATAACAACTTTCGGCAGTTATGACATTGCAAAAAGTGTTAAGTTGAGGTATTTAATGGTCAACGATGCATCTCCCTAAAATATTATTGTCGGAAGACCTTCATTCAATGCTTTGAAGGCAACATTATCCACTTTAAACCTCACACTGAAATATCCTCTCAAAGATGGCCGAGTAGGAGTAGTAAAGGGTGACCAGGGGTTAGCAAGGAAATGTTATAAAGACAATATGAAACTCAAAAGGAAAGCTCAAACTAATGAACCAATGAAAAATGATCATTTAAAAGTGAACATAGTTGATATTGATCAAGGAGAGGATCTGATATAGGATAGTCTGACACACATTGGGGATATAAAGAAGATACATGTTGAAATTCAGGAATTCCAGACAACTTAGATTTGCTTTAATTTGTCTTCGGAGAAGGAAGTCGGGATCATCAAAATATTAAGAGATAACATAAACATGTTTGCATGGAAACCGACTGATGTGTCAGGAATCGACCCAAACATAATTTGTCATCATCTAGCGCTTGATCCGGTAGTTTCACCATGGTTGTTTTATCAATGAGGGTTGGGCATTCAAGGTCCGTTTCCCATGGAAACAGAGCAGCTGAATATATTAATAATGGTTGTCGATTACTTCACTAAATGGATGGAGGAAGATGCGATTGCACGAATCACATCAGAAAGAGTATGCCGATTCTATAAATGAAACATAATATGACAGCTCGGCCTTCCTGGGGTTATTGTGTAAGATAATGGCATATAATTTTGTACTTCATCAGTTATAGAGTTTTGCAAAGATTTGGGAATACACAATCAATTTATTTAAGTGGAACACCCACAAGAAAAAGGTCAGGTAGAGGCGACAAACAAGATCATTTTGTCTGGGATAAAAAAGAAGCTAGATGAAGCCAATGGTTTATGGGTCAAGTACCTGCATGAAATTTTTTAGTCTTATCATACTACGCCCAGATCAATTACTCGGAAAATTCTTTCAGGATGGTTTATGGAATCGATGCAATGGTATCAATCAAAATCAACACTCTGACTTGGAGGT from Lathyrus oleraceus cultivar Zhongwan6 chromosome 7, CAAS_Psat_ZW6_1.0, whole genome shotgun sequence encodes the following:
- the LOC127105907 gene encoding uncharacterized protein LOC127105907, whose protein sequence is MASLEEDELVQMVHDFIESDHSPNSPTTFITSSNHHPLHNRTQFFVLQDILRSDMTLEEAKVMKYVMKHMRGRHGSEKTTVLSRWIVQRMRKDGFNASLYQTSWSTSLGCPAGEYEYIEVMIEDESNNDGDSMRLIIDIDFRSQFELARPTENYRELTDSLPIIYVGTENKLCKIISLLCSAAKQSLREKGLHIPPWRTTTYMKSKWLCVCRKEPNPVGNGVGIGDNSVVGNSKRVKKSDLGGESGLSSQFSNMRINCC
- the LOC127102173 gene encoding uncharacterized protein LOC127102173, whose product is MEIIGDSDSLKCKFMDDTFKEGALRWYMSLPRFSIVSYQDSTKMMVQDFSANKHRKVSTTSLFNVRQGHSESLREYLARFNEETIKVSHLNQEMFVWAFQHGLKVWQFNESSVQKSTSSMNDVITIEEFYIEWEESNMEKRYRDAKEKIRAKKEGVGHNKEYFRTKLWDYITMRPSQRPIDKVAEYTPLNSRREDILREVYNLKLLPISGRLKGVHIVMGNDESAWCAYHKLHGHHTENFHQLNKEIKILIRRGRLMSYVKDVEGQTGKRRHPREDTNSENPTQKKGKNIEEVREAQMTRHTLNTIAGGFTGGGETSSSRKRYAWTMMHVWQKPSSEEEETPNIISFSIRDAEGVLVHENDSMVIKVKIRDWSVKQVLVDSGSSVDVWYWDAFKGMGFDISEMLPFKGTLVRFSGEHVHVLGHFPMITTFGSYDIAKSVKLRYLMVNDASP